CATAGGAAAAGTACGAGGAGAAGATTTAGTTTCATAATTTAAATTGGCAACCAAATTTAAAAAATTATATTTTTTTTAAGGTGCTTATAACTGGGGTAATTTGACACTTTTAAATTAAAAAAACCCTCCATAATTGGAGGGTGGGGAGTAATTAACCAAATAATCATCAGTAGATAAGGTAATTATGCATTTTCTTCAAATTAACAATTAATTCATCTTAAAGCCAATTAATTGCTATAGATAAAGTATAGATATGAGAGCCTTTAGAAACCAGAAGCATCAATTTAAGCTTTCAGATGGCCCTTCCGTCAATTACGCAGATTGATGACCTCCTCCTCTTTAATGCAACAAAAGCTCCAGTGAATAAGGACAAGACCGAACCGAACAATACATTTTCACTAGAACAGGTGTTGATAGGATGTATAGACCCCAATGATATACCGAGGTACTGTAAGGCGAAAGTATTTCGCTCGATGAGGTGGATGATTATCTACATTACATCATTCGTTTTCAAAACACCGGAACTGCTTCTGCAATGAATGTGAGCGTAAGCAATAAACTGGATTCAAATCTGGACTGGAATACCTTGCAGATTGAAAATATACGCCATACTAACAGAGTCGAAATTACCGAGGCAATCAAGTGGAATTTATCTTCAACGACATCAACCTGCCTGATTCCACAAGTAATGAAGCTGGATCCCACGGCTATATCCAATATAAAATTAAACCCAAAAGCAATATAGAAGTAGGAGATTTTATTCGAAACAATGCCGCTATTTATTTCGACTTTAATCCTCCCGTAATTACCAATATTGTTATTAATACGGTAATTGACCATCTGGAGGTAGAGGAAACCACTGTAAATTCCATTGCGCTTTATCCCGTTCCATCGCGTGATATTTTAAATATAAAGAGCACCACTACCATTGTTAACACAAAAGTGTTTAATAATTTGAGGCAACTGCTTTTTGGGAATGTATTTTTTGAAGGTCACAGATATGGAACAGAAAAATTGCATTTTGAAATTTATCAAAGAGTAATTTTTTTGAATACTTCAATTTACCATAAAAGATATTTAAAAAGGCTGAGAATAAACATCTCACTCGTCAAAAAAAAGTCTCACTTTCGTGAGACTTTTCTTGCGGTCTGGACGAGACTCGAACTCGCGACCCCCTGCGTGACAGGCAGGTATTCTAACCAACTGAACTACCAGACCAAATTTTCAATCCAGATAAATCGGGACCCCAACAACAGTTGGGCAAAGTGAAAAATTGTAACCATACTTTTGGGGAATACTCCCTTGCTGTATTAAGCGGTGGCAAATATACCACTCCATTTCATTTTCGCAAACTATTTTTTTAAAAAATAATGATTTTTATCCAAACTTCTGACGCTCTACTAGATAGGTTGTCAAAATTTTGTTGAAACTTTCGTTTATATCGGTCAGAACATACTTTATTCTGTACTGGGCACAGCGCAATTGCAGTTCGGTAAAGTAATTTTGAACTGCTTCTTCGTATTGTTCCTTAATATTATCTGCATAAAGATTTATATGTTCTCCGGTTTCAACATCTACAAAACGCTTTGGACGGTTGCTAAAATCAAAGTTTACCTCACGCTTTTTATCAAAGGTGTGAAATAAAATCACTTCGTGCTTATTGTATTTTAAATGTTGAAGGGCTTCAAAAAGCTTTTCCGCTTCGGCATCACTTTGAAACATATCTGTAAAGAGAAAAACCAACGAACGCCGTTTCAGTTTTTCAGCAATTAAATGAAGATATTCGTACGTTTTGGTTTGTGATTTTTCTTTTGGAGAAAGTAAGGCCTCGTTCAACTTTTGAAGCAGCATCTGGTGGTGTCGCTCACTTCCCTTTTCGGAAGCATAAAATTCATAATCGTCACTGTATATACTCAACCCCACGGCATCGCGCTGCCGTTTCATCAAGTTCATAATGGCTGCGGAAGCCAGTACTGAAAACCCAATT
The Aequorivita iocasae genome window above contains:
- a CDS encoding DUF58 domain-containing protein, coding for MNIENEINEIIGFKNLELLAKQVVEGFISGLHKSPFHGFSAEFAEHKIYNNGESTKHIDWKLFAKTDKLYTKRYEEETNLRCHLIVDNSSSMHYPKLKQFNINSLNKIGFSVLASAAIMNLMKRQRDAVGLSIYSDDYEFYASEKGSERHHQMLLQKLNEALLSPKEKSQTKTYEYLHLIAEKLKRRSLVFLFTDMFQSDAEAEKLFEALQHLKYNKHEVILFHTFDKKREVNFDFSNRPKRFVDVETGEHINLYADNIKEQYEEAVQNYFTELQLRCAQYRIKYVLTDINESFNKILTTYLVERQKFG